The Streptomyces tendae genome has a window encoding:
- the greA gene encoding transcription elongation factor GreA, whose amino-acid sequence MTQTSENVTWLTQEAYNKLKDELEYLTGPARSEIAAKIAAAREEGDLRENGGYHAAKEEQGKQELRVRQLTQLLENAKVGEAPAADGAVAPGMVVTIAFDGDEDDTLTFLLASREYASSDIETYSPQSPLGSGVMGHKVGEDAEYELPNGKKASVTILKAEPYSG is encoded by the coding sequence GTGACCCAGACCAGCGAGAACGTCACCTGGCTGACCCAGGAGGCGTACAACAAGCTCAAGGACGAGCTTGAGTACCTTACTGGTCCCGCGCGCTCGGAGATCGCCGCCAAGATCGCCGCCGCGCGCGAGGAGGGCGACCTGCGTGAGAACGGCGGGTACCACGCGGCCAAGGAGGAGCAGGGCAAGCAGGAGCTCCGTGTGCGCCAGCTCACCCAGCTCCTCGAGAACGCCAAGGTCGGCGAGGCCCCCGCGGCCGACGGCGCCGTGGCGCCGGGCATGGTCGTGACGATCGCCTTCGACGGTGACGAGGACGACACGCTGACCTTCCTGCTCGCCTCCCGCGAGTACGCGAGCTCCGACATCGAGACCTACTCGCCGCAGTCCCCGCTGGGCTCCGGCGTGATGGGCCACAAGGTCGGCGAGGACGCGGAGTACGAGCTGCCCAACGGCAAGAAGGCCTCGGTGACGATCCTGAAGGCCGAGCCCTACAGCGGCTGA
- a CDS encoding ABC transporter permease has translation MSAVTDAVRVAAPGNAIGQSIRDSLVVAKRNLIRMMRIPEVVIFGLIQPIMFVVLFSYVFGGSMDIGGSTSPQVYREFLMAGIFAQTVTFATAGAGAGIAEDMHKGLIDRFRSLPMARGAVLTGRTLADMVQTALTLLVLAVVALLVGWRTHTSIGEVIGAFGLLLLTGYAFTWIGAVIGLSVRTPEAATSGGLVWLFPVTFVSNAFVDSSNMTPWLRHIADWNPFSATVQACRELFGNPGVSTSDAWPMQHPVWASVIYSILIIAVFRTLAVRKYRSAAA, from the coding sequence TCGCCAAGCGCAATCTGATCCGCATGATGCGCATCCCCGAGGTGGTCATCTTCGGGCTGATCCAGCCGATCATGTTCGTGGTGCTCTTCTCGTACGTGTTCGGCGGCTCCATGGACATCGGCGGCAGCACCAGCCCGCAGGTCTACCGCGAGTTCCTGATGGCCGGCATCTTCGCCCAGACCGTCACCTTCGCCACGGCGGGGGCCGGCGCGGGCATCGCCGAGGACATGCACAAGGGGCTCATCGACCGCTTCCGCTCCCTGCCGATGGCGCGCGGCGCGGTGCTGACCGGCCGCACCCTCGCCGACATGGTGCAGACGGCGCTCACCCTGCTCGTGCTCGCCGTCGTCGCCCTGCTGGTCGGGTGGCGCACCCACACCAGCATCGGCGAGGTCATCGGCGCGTTCGGACTGCTGCTCCTCACCGGGTACGCGTTCACGTGGATCGGCGCGGTCATCGGCCTGTCGGTCCGCACCCCCGAGGCGGCCACCTCCGGCGGGCTGGTCTGGCTCTTCCCGGTCACGTTCGTGTCGAACGCGTTCGTGGACTCCAGCAACATGACGCCCTGGCTGCGGCACATCGCGGACTGGAACCCGTTCAGCGCCACCGTCCAGGCCTGCCGCGAGCTGTTCGGCAACCCGGGCGTCTCCACCTCGGACGCCTGGCCCATGCAGCACCCGGTGTGGGCGTCGGTGATCTACTCGATCCTGATCATCGCGGTCTTCCGCACGCTCGCCGTCCGTAAGTACCGCTCGGCCGCCGCATGA
- the mca gene encoding mycothiol conjugate amidase Mca produces MTDQLRLMAVHAHPDDESSKGAATMAKYVSEGVDVLVVTCTGGERGSILNPKLQGDPYIEEHIHEVRKKEMDEAREILGVKQEWLGFVDSGLPEGDPLPPLPEGCFALEDVDKAAGELVRKIRSFRPQVITTYDENGGYPHPDHIMTHKITMVAFEGAADTGKYPEDEFGPAFQPLKIYYNQGFNRPRTEALHQAMLERGLESPYGDWLKRWDEFERKERTLTTHVPCADFFEIRDKALIAHATQIDPDGGWFRVPLDLQKEVWPTEEYELAKSLVDTSLPEDDLFAGIRDNG; encoded by the coding sequence TTGACTGACCAGCTGCGACTGATGGCCGTGCACGCCCACCCCGACGACGAGTCGAGCAAGGGCGCGGCCACCATGGCGAAGTACGTGTCCGAGGGGGTGGACGTGCTGGTCGTGACCTGCACGGGCGGGGAGCGTGGCTCCATCCTCAACCCCAAGCTCCAGGGGGACCCGTACATCGAGGAGCACATCCACGAAGTGCGCAAGAAGGAGATGGACGAGGCCCGGGAGATCCTCGGTGTGAAGCAGGAGTGGCTGGGCTTCGTCGACTCGGGTCTGCCCGAGGGCGACCCGCTGCCGCCGCTGCCGGAGGGCTGCTTCGCCCTCGAGGACGTCGACAAGGCGGCGGGTGAGCTGGTCCGCAAGATCCGCTCCTTCCGGCCGCAGGTGATCACCACCTACGACGAGAACGGCGGCTACCCGCACCCCGACCACATCATGACCCACAAGATCACGATGGTGGCGTTCGAGGGGGCGGCGGACACCGGGAAGTACCCGGAGGACGAGTTCGGCCCGGCCTTCCAGCCGCTGAAGATCTACTACAACCAGGGCTTCAACCGCCCCCGCACCGAGGCGCTGCACCAGGCCATGCTGGAGCGCGGCCTGGAGTCGCCGTACGGGGACTGGCTGAAGCGGTGGGACGAGTTCGAGCGCAAGGAGCGCACGCTCACCACGCACGTGCCGTGCGCCGACTTCTTCGAGATCCGGGACAAGGCGCTGATCGCGCACGCCACGCAGATCGACCCCGACGGGGGCTGGTTCCGGGTGCCGCTGGACCTCCAGAAGGAGGTCTGGCCCACCGAGGAGTACGAGCTCGCGAAGTCGCTCGTGGACACCTCCCTCCCCGAGGACGACCTCTTCGCGGGCATCCGGGACAATGGCTGA
- a CDS encoding tetratricopeptide repeat protein codes for MRDGHRAEAERLLARAVEEEVRRTGGRTDGKVLLSRARGALDTMALTAAEEYEAYTRALDETEAGRLTFRQRYAREGAGTPLLVAGVAGLAAVVADMALGTGTGTALGAGVAVGVAGAAATVVKVAGAHVPAAHHRAGAAGQPGGPDQLRLQWLTALEVRGIRPFLDQQRVLTAATPPKKNGPRLRGADKSAAARGRSVLEQSFGQLPEPLGAFAGRRQEMARIRQWVQAARASTGTRPTVVVLHGVSGSGRTTLAVRAAHDLRDHFRGACVVDLRGDSGGEPPLSTRDALLHLLNRLGAPREQLLFRERSSPDQQVKRLSELYHQHLTGTPVTIVLDDASDPQQVRTLIPDRSDSLVLVTSRAPLGLPEDLPATVHQLPVEPLDAPGAEELLAAAAQDDAGPYDAEATDRVRELCGGLPLALRLAGAALGPRSPLALATDLGAYGPVEPVERALWLRYTDQPETVRRLLRRLALAGRASLGAAAAAALLSTDEAEATRHLAALHRAGLVDRVRHSRYRLHDLVRTFALARLLDEEHPDERAAAQERLIVNYAELADSVLRLVDGNMSTRSDRFGSYGFTSLDEALRWLDDESSFITAALRHAEGVDRGAVLNLLGALCDYCLLRGDLYRLGEINELAQAVDEGLLVRSVQWRTGIAARQLGELDKARTTLTSVVDLYREAQHEAGAARALTSLGITLHHQGNLTEASARLREALELQASDALATDRAWTMHALAAVERDRARLAEALELLTESLVLHRAGESVHGQAWAHFQLGQLHLRRGDVPRAEGELRTALDLYGRTRDERGEAWALTELARARLVDGDAGPAVEELRRAAARHRENEDARGEAWTLYYLGQALEETGDLDRAVRELERARTMFSRMRDVYGLACARHHSARVTRDQRAAQTGSLRNSGFARQLLVDARADFQRIGVAHGEGWTCLELAVVDAGNARTPQALALCDEAVTLFASYGDRRGEDWARFLRCTLLPYAAPGGTEVGTAVAQQELTELGRAGHPARDPKLTDCVEAYQLLLERGVTLEAGWQAWNLGLVPARQAHEIMGVPVPVDA; via the coding sequence ATGCGGGACGGCCATCGGGCGGAAGCCGAGCGGCTGTTGGCACGGGCCGTGGAGGAGGAGGTGCGCCGGACGGGCGGGCGCACCGACGGGAAGGTGCTGCTCTCACGGGCGCGCGGGGCGCTGGACACGATGGCGCTCACGGCGGCCGAGGAGTACGAGGCGTACACCCGCGCCCTGGACGAGACGGAGGCCGGCCGGCTCACCTTCCGGCAGCGCTACGCCCGCGAGGGCGCCGGGACGCCGCTGCTGGTGGCCGGGGTGGCGGGCCTCGCGGCCGTGGTCGCCGACATGGCGCTCGGGACGGGCACCGGGACCGCGCTCGGCGCCGGGGTGGCCGTCGGCGTGGCCGGCGCGGCGGCGACGGTGGTCAAGGTGGCCGGTGCGCATGTGCCCGCCGCGCACCACCGGGCCGGTGCGGCCGGCCAGCCGGGCGGGCCCGACCAGCTGCGCCTGCAGTGGCTGACGGCGCTGGAGGTGCGCGGGATCCGCCCGTTCCTGGACCAGCAGCGGGTCCTGACCGCGGCCACGCCGCCGAAGAAGAACGGGCCGCGGCTGCGTGGCGCCGACAAGAGCGCGGCGGCCCGGGGGCGCAGCGTCCTGGAGCAGTCGTTCGGGCAGCTGCCGGAGCCGCTCGGGGCGTTCGCGGGGCGGCGGCAGGAGATGGCACGGATCCGGCAGTGGGTGCAGGCGGCCCGCGCGAGCACCGGGACCCGGCCCACGGTGGTGGTGCTGCACGGGGTGTCCGGCAGCGGCCGGACGACGCTGGCGGTGCGGGCGGCGCACGACCTGAGGGACCACTTCCGCGGGGCCTGCGTCGTCGACCTGCGCGGCGACAGCGGCGGCGAGCCTCCGCTGTCCACCCGGGACGCGCTGCTGCACCTGCTGAACCGGCTCGGGGCGCCGCGTGAGCAGCTGCTGTTCCGGGAGCGGTCCTCCCCGGACCAGCAGGTCAAACGACTGAGCGAGCTGTACCACCAGCATCTGACCGGGACGCCGGTCACCATCGTGCTGGACGACGCGTCCGACCCGCAGCAGGTCCGCACGCTGATTCCGGACCGTTCCGACAGCCTGGTCCTGGTCACCTCCCGCGCCCCGCTGGGGCTGCCGGAGGACCTGCCCGCGACGGTGCACCAGCTGCCGGTGGAGCCGCTGGACGCGCCGGGCGCGGAGGAACTGCTGGCCGCCGCCGCGCAGGACGACGCCGGCCCGTACGACGCCGAGGCCACCGACCGGGTGCGGGAGCTGTGCGGGGGGCTGCCGCTGGCGCTGCGGCTGGCCGGCGCCGCCCTGGGGCCGCGCTCACCCCTCGCCCTCGCCACCGACCTCGGCGCCTACGGGCCGGTCGAGCCGGTCGAGCGCGCCCTGTGGCTGCGCTACACCGACCAGCCGGAGACCGTACGGCGGCTGCTGCGCCGGCTGGCCCTGGCGGGGCGCGCCTCGCTCGGCGCCGCCGCGGCCGCCGCGCTGCTCTCCACCGACGAGGCGGAGGCGACCCGGCACCTGGCCGCGCTGCACCGGGCCGGGCTCGTCGACCGCGTACGGCACAGCCGCTACCGGCTGCACGACCTGGTGCGCACGTTCGCACTGGCCCGGCTGCTGGACGAGGAGCACCCGGACGAGCGCGCGGCCGCGCAGGAGCGGCTGATCGTGAACTACGCCGAGCTCGCCGACTCGGTGCTGCGGCTGGTCGACGGCAACATGTCGACCCGCTCCGACCGGTTCGGCTCGTACGGTTTCACCTCGCTGGACGAGGCGCTGCGCTGGCTGGACGACGAGTCCAGCTTCATCACGGCGGCGCTGCGGCACGCGGAAGGCGTGGACCGGGGCGCGGTGCTGAACCTGCTCGGCGCCCTGTGCGACTACTGCCTGCTGCGCGGCGACCTCTACCGGCTGGGCGAGATCAACGAGCTGGCGCAGGCCGTGGACGAAGGGCTGCTGGTCCGCTCCGTGCAGTGGCGCACCGGCATCGCGGCACGTCAGCTGGGCGAACTGGACAAGGCGCGGACCACCCTCACGTCGGTGGTGGACCTGTACCGGGAGGCGCAGCACGAGGCGGGGGCGGCGCGGGCACTCACCTCGCTCGGCATCACGCTGCACCACCAGGGCAACCTGACGGAGGCGTCGGCGCGGCTGAGGGAGGCGCTGGAACTGCAGGCGTCCGACGCGCTGGCCACGGACCGCGCCTGGACGATGCACGCGCTGGCGGCGGTGGAGCGCGACCGGGCCCGGCTGGCCGAGGCGCTCGAACTGCTCACGGAGTCGCTGGTGCTGCACCGGGCGGGCGAGTCCGTGCACGGTCAGGCGTGGGCGCACTTCCAGCTGGGTCAGCTGCATCTGCGCCGGGGCGACGTGCCGCGCGCGGAGGGTGAGCTGCGCACCGCCCTCGACCTGTACGGCCGCACCCGCGACGAGCGTGGCGAGGCGTGGGCGCTGACCGAGCTGGCGCGGGCCCGGCTGGTCGACGGCGACGCGGGTCCCGCGGTGGAGGAGCTGCGCCGGGCCGCCGCCCGGCACCGGGAGAACGAGGACGCGCGTGGCGAGGCGTGGACGCTGTACTACCTCGGCCAGGCCCTGGAGGAGACCGGTGACCTGGACCGGGCGGTGCGCGAGCTGGAACGCGCCCGCACGATGTTCTCCCGCATGCGGGACGTCTACGGCCTGGCCTGCGCCCGGCACCACTCGGCGCGGGTGACCCGGGACCAGCGGGCGGCGCAGACGGGCAGCCTGCGTAACTCGGGCTTCGCCCGTCAGCTCCTGGTCGACGCGCGCGCCGACTTCCAGCGGATCGGGGTGGCGCACGGCGAGGGGTGGACGTGCCTGGAGCTGGCGGTCGTCGACGCGGGCAACGCGCGCACCCCGCAGGCGCTGGCGCTGTGCGACGAGGCGGTGACGCTGTTCGCCTCCTACGGCGACCGGCGCGGCGAGGACTGGGCACGCTTCCTGCGCTGCACGCTGCTGCCGTACGCGGCGCCGGGCGGCACGGAGGTCGGTACGGCGGTGGCCCAGCAGGAACTCACGGAGCTGGGTCGCGCCGGCCACCCGGCCCGCGACCCCAAGCTCACCGACTGCGTCGAGGCGTACCAGCTCCTGCTGGAGCGGGGCGTCACCCTGGAGGCCGGCTGGCAGGCCTGGAACCTCGGCCTGGTCCCGGCCCGTCAAGCGCACGAGATCATGGGCGTCCCGGTCCCCGTGGACGCGTAA
- a CDS encoding thioredoxin domain-containing protein — protein MANRLAQATSPYLLQHADNPVDWWTWSEEAFAEARRRDVPVLLSVGYSSCHWCHVMAHESFEDQATADDMNAHFVSIKVDREERPDVDAVYMEAVQAATGHGGWPMTVFLTPDAEPFYFGTYFPPAPRHGMPSFRQVLEGVRQAWEERRDEVGDVAGKITRDLAGRELAYGDDRVPGEQELAQALLGLTREYDPQRGGFGGAPKFPPSMVIEFLLRHHARTGAEGALQMAADTCERMARGGIYDQLGGGFARYSVDRDWVVPHFEKMLYDNALLCRVYAHLWRTTGSELARRVALETADFMVRELRTPEGGFASALDADSDDGTGRHVEGAYYVWTPAELREVLGDDDAELAARYFGVTEEGTFEEGASVLQLPQRDEAFDAARIDGVRERLLAARAGRPAPGRDDKVVAAWNGLAIAALAETGAYFDRPDLVEAAVAAGDLLVRVHLDEHARIARTSKDGQVGANAGVLEDYADVAEGFLALASVTGEGVWLDFTGLLVDHILTRFLDAGSGALYDTASDAERLIRRPQDPTDNATPSGWTAAAGALLGYAAHTGSEPHRTPAERALGVVKALGPRVPRFIGWGLAVAEAVLDGPREIAVVGQGPDDPATTTLHRTALLGTAPGAVVAVGTPGSDEFPLLADRPLVDGAPAAYVCRNFTCDAPTTDSDRLRTALGG, from the coding sequence ATGGCGAACCGACTTGCGCAGGCCACGTCCCCCTACCTCCTCCAGCACGCCGACAACCCCGTGGACTGGTGGACCTGGTCCGAGGAGGCCTTCGCCGAGGCGCGGCGGCGCGATGTGCCGGTGCTGCTGAGCGTCGGCTACTCCAGCTGCCACTGGTGCCACGTGATGGCCCACGAGTCCTTCGAGGACCAGGCCACCGCCGACGACATGAACGCGCACTTTGTCAGCATCAAGGTGGACCGCGAGGAGCGCCCGGACGTCGACGCCGTGTACATGGAGGCGGTGCAGGCGGCCACCGGGCACGGCGGCTGGCCGATGACGGTGTTCCTCACGCCGGACGCCGAGCCCTTCTACTTCGGTACGTACTTCCCGCCCGCCCCCCGGCACGGCATGCCGTCGTTCCGACAGGTGCTGGAGGGGGTCCGGCAGGCCTGGGAGGAGCGGCGGGACGAGGTCGGCGACGTCGCGGGGAAGATCACCCGGGACCTGGCCGGCCGGGAGCTGGCCTACGGCGACGACCGGGTGCCCGGCGAGCAGGAGCTGGCGCAGGCGCTGCTCGGGCTGACGCGGGAGTACGACCCGCAGCGCGGCGGGTTCGGCGGCGCGCCGAAGTTCCCGCCGTCCATGGTGATCGAGTTCCTGTTGCGCCACCACGCCCGCACCGGCGCGGAGGGCGCGCTGCAGATGGCGGCGGACACCTGCGAGCGGATGGCGCGCGGCGGCATCTACGACCAGCTCGGCGGCGGCTTCGCCCGCTACTCCGTGGACCGCGACTGGGTGGTGCCGCACTTCGAGAAGATGCTCTACGACAACGCCCTGCTCTGCCGGGTCTACGCCCACCTGTGGCGGACCACCGGCTCCGAGCTCGCGCGCCGGGTGGCGCTCGAGACGGCCGACTTCATGGTCCGTGAACTGCGCACCCCCGAGGGCGGGTTCGCGTCGGCGCTGGACGCGGACAGCGACGACGGCACCGGGCGGCACGTCGAGGGCGCCTACTACGTGTGGACGCCCGCGGAACTGCGCGAGGTGCTCGGCGACGACGACGCGGAGCTGGCCGCCCGGTACTTCGGGGTGACCGAGGAGGGCACCTTCGAGGAGGGCGCGTCGGTGCTGCAACTGCCGCAGCGCGACGAGGCGTTCGACGCGGCCCGGATCGACGGCGTCCGGGAGCGGCTGCTCGCGGCGCGCGCGGGGCGGCCCGCCCCCGGCCGGGACGACAAAGTGGTCGCGGCCTGGAACGGCCTGGCGATCGCCGCGCTCGCCGAGACGGGCGCCTACTTCGACCGGCCGGACCTGGTGGAGGCCGCGGTCGCCGCCGGTGACCTGCTGGTCCGGGTGCACCTGGACGAGCACGCCCGTATCGCCCGGACCAGCAAGGACGGTCAGGTGGGCGCCAACGCGGGGGTGCTGGAGGACTACGCGGACGTCGCCGAGGGCTTCCTGGCTCTGGCGTCGGTGACCGGCGAGGGCGTGTGGCTGGACTTCACCGGCCTGCTCGTCGATCACATCCTGACCCGTTTCCTGGACGCGGGGTCCGGCGCCCTGTACGACACGGCGTCGGACGCGGAGCGGCTGATCCGGCGCCCGCAGGACCCCACCGACAACGCCACCCCGTCCGGCTGGACCGCCGCCGCCGGCGCCCTGCTGGGCTACGCGGCGCACACCGGCTCCGAGCCGCACCGCACCCCGGCCGAACGGGCCCTGGGCGTGGTGAAGGCGCTCGGCCCGCGCGTCCCCCGCTTCATCGGCTGGGGCCTCGCCGTCGCCGAGGCCGTGCTGGACGGTCCCCGGGAGATCGCGGTGGTCGGACAGGGCCCGGACGACCCGGCGACGACGACCCTGCACCGCACGGCGCTTCTGGGCACCGCGCCCGGCGCGGTGGTCGCCGTGGGGACCCCGGGGAGCGACGAGTTTCCGCTGCTCGCCGACCGCCCCCTCGTCGACGGCGCCCCGGCCGCCTACGTCTGCCGCAACTTCACCTGCGACGCCCCGACGACCGACTCGGACCGCCTGCGCACGGCACTGGGAGGCTGA
- a CDS encoding DUF4307 domain-containing protein, whose product MSTSSTRLPEGRYGRSSDQRADRTLKVVGGVLAVLFVALIGWFGYHYVAQNEISGELIGFEVGEDAVKVHLEVHKDAGVVGYCTVRSQAEDGAEVGRADFRFGKDTTRVDQVVTLRTTSRGTSAELVGCHAE is encoded by the coding sequence ATGAGTACGTCGAGCACGCGGCTGCCCGAGGGCCGTTACGGCCGCTCCTCGGACCAGCGTGCCGACCGCACCCTCAAGGTCGTCGGCGGAGTGCTCGCCGTCCTCTTCGTCGCGCTGATCGGCTGGTTCGGCTACCACTACGTCGCCCAGAACGAGATCAGCGGCGAGCTGATCGGCTTCGAGGTCGGCGAGGACGCGGTGAAGGTGCACCTGGAGGTGCACAAGGACGCGGGTGTCGTCGGCTACTGCACCGTGCGCTCCCAGGCCGAGGACGGCGCCGAGGTCGGCCGCGCCGACTTCCGCTTCGGCAAGGACACCACCCGCGTCGACCAGGTCGTCACCCTGCGCACGACCTCCCGCGGCACCAGCGCCGAGCTCGTCGGCTGTCACGCCGAGTGA